A single genomic interval of Juglans regia cultivar Chandler chromosome 1, Walnut 2.0, whole genome shotgun sequence harbors:
- the LOC108984046 gene encoding uncharacterized protein LOC108984046 yields MEGGEGRCMKRYAVGVQDKVVMNRIMLRFRPIAPKPATGGSGSGGSATDNKDVFMKKGRTKRKYVRVRKNRGTRPKKSTTEGEMKEYKDGLNKKVVTLQLLPENSERNESPESGSGCSSDCTETIKNGQGIGVPPMCLNFNKAVRNDLGRTVVMRQMRGVMESWVTVESVTDTCMDVRMLGSTDVERMRNLEEDTCPGFVSDESNRVFWVNGAFKNMMSYRNDGLSPEIITVWLVAEEKLPYLYTAFTCQVKLQYRRGKDNFSQILPCDAWKMDGGGFAWRLDVEAALSLGR; encoded by the coding sequence ATGGAGGGAGGAGAAGGGCGGTGCATGAAAAGGTACGCGGTTGGTGTGCAGGACAAGGTTGTAATGAATCGGATAATGCTCAGATTCCGGCCGATTGCTCCGAAACCGGCTACCGGAGGCTCTGGTTCAGGTGGTTCAGCGACTGATAACAAGGACGTGTTTATGAAAAAAGGAAGGACAAAGAGAAAGTATGTTAGGGTTCGGAAGAATCGTGGGACAAGGCCAAAAAAAAGCACAACCGAGGGAGAAATGAAAGAATATAAAGATGGGTTGAACAAGAAGGTGGTGACTCTGCAACTTTTGCCAGAGAATAGTGAACGGAATGAATCTCCGGAGAGTGGATCTGGGTGCAGTTCTGATTGTACGGAAACCATCAAGAACGGTCAGGGAATTGGGGTCCCACCCATGTGTTTGAACTTCAACAAGGCTGTCCGTAATGACCTGGGTAGGACGGTGGTGATGCGACAGATGAGGGGTGTAATGGAGTCGTGGGTGACGGTGGAGAGCGTGACCGACACATGCATGGATGTGCGAATGCTGGGGAGTACGGACGTGGAGCGGATGAGAAATCTGGAAGAGGACACGTGTCCCGGGTTCGTGTCGGACGAATCGAATAGGGTTTTCTGGGTGAATGGGGCTTTCAAGAATATGATGAGCTACCGTAATGACGGCCTGTCACCGGAAATAATAACGGTGTGGTTAGTGGCGGAAGAGAAGCTGCCGTACTTGTACACGGCCTTTACGTGCCAAGTAAAGCTGCAATACAGGCGGGGGAAGGATAACTTCTCGCAAATACTGCCTTGTGATGCGTGGAAGATGGACGGTGGAGGATTTGCATGGAGGCTTGACGTTGAAGCTGCCCTTAGTTTGGGCCGTTGA
- the LOC109009192 gene encoding TLC domain-containing protein At5g14285-like, producing the protein METQACPLPLLPLFFSMFLTVYLVAYFIVFRYWSPKIRPEASSCLISLAHGTPAVLLATYSILADSYPDFASPNTEHQNLVLDYSIAYFLMDLLHFIVFNPRDLLFIAHHLATLFVFVTCRYLVSHGAYAILVLLILAEVTSACQNTWTLANARKNDVVFAAKLYGILSAPFYTVYSIVRGLVGPYFVYKMLAFYASGAAKSVIPKWVWISWIAVILMAISVSILWVSNLWAEFYRERTGKLDKKIR; encoded by the coding sequence ATGGAAACTCAAGCTTGCcccctccctcttctccctcttttcttttccatgtTCCTCACCGTCTACCTCGTTGCCTACTTCATCGTTTTCCGGTACTGGAGCCCCAAGATCCGACCTGAAGCCTCCAGCTGCTTAATCTCCCTTGCCCACGGCACACCCGCTGTTCTCTTGGCTACCTATTCCATCCTCGCCGACTCGTATCCTGATTTTGCGTCTCCGAACACCGAACACCAGAACTTAGTCCTCGACTATAGCATCGCCTACTTCTTAATGGACCTTCTCCATTTCATCGTCTTCAATCCCAGAGACCTCCTCTTCATAGCCCACCACTTGGCGACGCTCTTTGTCTTCGTCACGTGTCGGTACCTGGTCTCCCATGGCGCCTACGCCATACTCGTGCTCCTCATCCTCGCCGAGGTCACCAGCGCGTGCCAGAACACTTGGACGCTCGCGAATGCTCGGAAGAACGACGTCGTATTCGCCGCGAAACTGTACGGTATCCTGTCTGCCCCCTTTTACACGGTGTATTCGATTGTCAGGGGTCTCGTGGGACCGTATTTTGTGTACAAAATGCTTGCGTTTTATGCGAGTGGGGCAGCGAAGAGTGTGATCCCTAAATGGGTGTGGATTTCTTGGATTGCTGTAATTCTTATGGCTATTTCTGTTAGTATATTGTGGGTTTCGAATCTCTGGGCCGAATTTTACAGAGAAAGAACGGGAAAACTGGACAAGAAAAttagatag
- the LOC108984044 gene encoding uncharacterized protein LOC108984044, whose protein sequence is MDDADRWNVKSIGCQRQDKTIFNRMMLRFRPIAPKPATSGSNSLPENKNNTFVAKSRKKRKYVRLRTDNNGYKKKKMVPVEESKDGLNKKILTLQLLPEKDLDTGGTGSKVTLQLLPEGAEKKDLDTGDTGSKVDPTAGKLAADDNEDGDPRMGLKDKKWVFASVNPDAESDRTVVTAPMRVVESWVTVASVTDTCMDVRWLGCTDGEIIKNLERDTCPGFISDGLDRVRWVNEAYKRMVSEEGNGQVPECTVRLVAKEKFEFPYLHPGFTGHVRLQHTWRNQKCSKVMPCDVWRMEFGGFAWRLDVKAALSLGL, encoded by the coding sequence ATGGACGATGCTGATCGCTGGAACGTGAAAAGTATCGGTTGTCAACGGCAAGATAAGACGATATTCAACCGGATGATGCTCAGATTCCGTCCGATTGCACCGAAACCGGCCACCAGCGGCTCCAATTCTCTGCCGGAGAACAAAAACAACACTTTTGTTGCGAAAtcaaggaagaagagaaagtaCGTCAGACTTCGCACGGATAATAATGgatacaagaaaaagaagatggttCCTGTGGAAGAGAGCAAAGACGGGTTGAACAAGAAGATTCTGACACTGCAACTGCTGCCTGAGAAAGATCTAGACACCGGAGGCACCGGGTCTAAGGTGACACTGCAACTGTTGCCTGAGGGAGCTGAAAAGAAAGATCTAGACACCGGAGACACCGGGTCTAAGGTTGATCCTACCGCTGGGAAACTTGCAGCCGACGATAATGAGGATGGGGACCCCCGAATGGGGCTGAAGGACAAAAAATGGGTGTTTGCTAGCGTGAATCCCGATGCCGAGTCAGATCGGACAGTGGTTACGGCGCCGATGAGGGTGGTGGAGTCCTGGGTGACAGTAGCTAGCGTGACAGACACGTGCATGGATGTACGATGGTTAGGGTGTACGGACGGAGAAATAATTAAGAATCTCGAAAGGGACACGTGTCCGGGGTTTATATCAGACGGCCTCGACAGGGTACGGTGGGTAAATGAGGCGTATAAGAGGATGGTGAGTGAGGAGGGTAACGGGCAGGTACCGGAGTGTACAGTGAGGTTGGTTGCGAAGGAGAAGTTTGAGTTTCCCTATTTACACCCGGGGTTTACGGGTCACGTGAGGCTACAGCATACGTGGCGGAACCAGAAATGTTCAAAGGTGATGCCCTGTGATGTGTGGAGGATGGAGTTCGGAGGGTTTGCATGGAGGTTGGACGTCAAGGCAGCGCTAAGTCTGGGGCTTTAG
- the LOC109009186 gene encoding transcription factor GTE8-like: MVVGKNARYPGGHYGNAFDGAGELEGSGSSGRIDTEITASEDSSVPTRKCINLNSNNCDAFGVPMQVLPLSNTLPSERKELIRRLKLELEQIRVLQKKFELQKANAVTLSSSSDILSCSNGQTGPRVENFRKSSAMTSVPGKKLNPPGHGHGKKLNPTGSKHRGWNRGTSGRFESTPSTANVILMKQCEALLKRLMSHQYAWVFNTPVDVAKLNIPDYLTVIKHPMDLGTIKTKLASGMYLSPLDFRADVKLTFNNAMTYNPPGNDVHLMADTLAKYFELRWKAIEKKLSKTDAQLLTEKSGPCEDMVIAKKVMPPSKKRKITSLHLEVMPKPVKRTMTDEEKHNLGRELESLLGEVPAHIIDYLRERSSNGRECGEDEIEIDIDDLSDDTLFTLRKLLDDYLQEKQRNHLRSEPCEIELLNESAPSNSSMQPCKGNDPAEEDVDIGGNEPPISSYPPVEIDKDTAHRSGKFICSGSSSDSDSGSSSESESDGDKASIPANMPKGPETVNSGVQLDEQTNAVDALEGNQSVSGLDQVEQNSQQKPSSVDSDCHQDGDSAPTERQVSPEKLYRAALLKNRFADTILKAREKTLTQHEKRDPEKLRREREELELERWKEKARLQREAKAAEEARRQAEAETAAEARRKRELEREAARQALLQMEKTVEINDNSRFLEDLEMLRNAPAEQLPSSADETSPDHSQDGLGGFKFGGSNPLEQFGLFMKVDEEEEAEPPSNPVNDVEEGEID, translated from the exons ATGGTGGTGGGGAAGAACGCTAGATACCCTGGTGGGCATTATGGTAATGCCTTTGATGGTGCGGGGGAATTGGAGGGTTCTGGTAGCTCAGGGCGAATTGACACAGAAATTACTGCTTCAGAGGATTCAAGTGTCCCAACGAGGAAGTGTATTAATTTAAACTCCAATAATTGTGATGCATTTGGCGTCCCCATGCAAGTTCTTCCCTTGTCAAACACGTTGCCGTCTGAAAGAAAGGAGTTAATACGTAGGTTGAAGTTGGAACTTGAACAGATTCGGGTACTTCAGAAGAAATTTGAATTGCAAAAAGCTAATGCTGTAACTTTGTCATCTTCTAGTGATATTCTTAGCTGCAGTAATGGACAAACTGGGCCACGAGTAGAAAATTTCAGAAAGTCATCAGCAATGACTTCTGTACCAGGAAAGAAACTGAACCCTCCAGGCCATGGTCATGGAAAGAAATTGAATCCTACTGGTTCCAAGCATCGGGGATGGAATCGTGGTACTTCTGGAAGGTTTGAATCCACACCAAGTACTGCAAATGTAATTTTGATGAAACAGTGTGAGGCACTGTTGAAACGATTGATGTCCCATCAGTATGCATGGGTTTTCAACACACCCGTTGATGTAGCAAAGTTGAATATTCCAGATTATCTTACTGTTATTAAGCATCCTATGGATTTGGGGACAATAAAGACCAAGTTAGCTTCAGGAATGTACTTGAGCCCGTTGGATTTTCGTGCTGATGTGAAGCTCACTTTCAACAATGCGATGACCTATAATCCACCTGGAAATGATGTCCACTTAATGGCTGATACTCTCGCTAAGTATTTTGAACTGAGATGGAAAGCTATTGAAAAGAAACTATCCAAGACTGATGCACAACTGTTAACGGAAAAATCTGGCCCTTGTGAAGACATGGTAATTGCTAAAAAAGTGATGCCTCCCTcaaaaaagaggaaaattaCTTCACTGCATCTTGAAGTTATGCCAAAGCCTGTGAAGCGTACAATGACAGATGAGGAGAAGCACAATTTAGGCAGGGAATTGGAGTCTTTGCTTGGAGAAGTGCCTGCTCATATCATTGATTACTTAAGGGAGCGTAGTTCTAATGGAAGGGAATGCGGAGAAGATGAAATTGAGATTGATATAGATGATCTCAGTGATGATACCTTGTTCACTTTACGAAAACTTTTGGATGACTATCTGCAGGAGAAACAAAGGAACCATCTAAGATCTGAACCTTGTGAAATAGAG CTGCTTAATGAATCGGCACCGAGCAATTCATCCATGCAACCATGCAAAG GGAATGACCCAGCTGAGGAGGATGTTGACATTGGTGGAAATGAGCCTCCCATCTCAAGCTACCCTCCAGTGGAGATTGATAAGGATACTGCACATAGAAGCGGCAAATTTATCTGTTCAGGCAGCTCCAGTG ATTCGGACTCTGGGAGTTCTTCTGAAAGTGAATCTGATGGTGATAAAGCTTCAATTCCAGCCAATATGCCAAAG GGACCTGAAACTGTGAATTCTGGAGTCCAATTAGATGAACAGACTAATGCTGTTGATGCTCTTGAAGGAAATC AATCTGTCAGTGGATTGGATCAAGTTGAACAGAATTCCCAGCAAAAGCCAAGTTCTGTTGACTCCGATTGCCATCAAGATG GGGACAGTGCTCCAACTGAAAGGCAGGTCTCCCCTGAGAAGCTTTACCGGGCTGCTCTTTTGAAGAACCGATTTGCTGATACAATCTTGAAAGCTCGAGAAAAGACACTGACACAG CATGAGAAGAGGGATCCTGAGAAATTGCGTCGAGAAAGAGAGGAGCTGGAATTGGAGCGGTGGAAAG AAAAGGCCCGGTTACAAAGAGAAGCCAAGGCTGCTGAAGAAGCTCGAAGACAAGCAGAAGCTGAAACTGCTGCCGAGGCTAGACGGAAGAGGGAGCTGGAGAGAGAAGCAGCACGACAAGCATTGCTTCAG ATGGAAAAAACTGTTGAAATCAACGATAATTCTCGGTTTCTTGAAGACTTGGAAATGCTTCGGAATGCCCCTGCTGAGCAATTACCAAGTTCCGCAGACGAGACAAGCCCAGATCACTCACAGGATGGCTTGGGTGGTTTCAAGTTTGGGGGTTCAAACCCCTTGGAACAATTCGGTTTGTTCATGAAAgtggatgaagaagaggaagctgAGCCACCGAGTAATCCTGTAAATGATGTCGAGGAGGGagaaattgactaa